One segment of Cetobacterium sp. NK01 DNA contains the following:
- a CDS encoding sodium:solute symporter, with translation MAWHWFNWLVLAFYFLAMVGIGVYFSKKNNSTEDYFTASGRIPSWVTACSIYATALSSISFIAIPASVFKEGAIMGMAPLGIILMVIWAAIVFVPFFRTVNVTTAYEYLGRRFDNGFRWVGSLSFILFHLIRMAVVLYLPTLALKEALPSINPTLLLGIVSFLCVVYTSMGGIEAVVWSDAIQTIILLLGAFLIIIIGYNATPGGLSVAFETLVKDGKTIPDSALKLSFTGTTFVGILFGGFFNAIYSYVGSQDIVQRYNTTKNDHEAKKSLFMNVPLLCISVLIFCGMGTALYLFFKFKVALPSNINGNALLPYFVINYIPVGFSGIILAAIFAAAQSTVSSSLNSLSTCVTSDIIAPLKKGLTDKDKLNIAKGVSWGAGLLSTILAIRFLQSGQGDMFLYFQAITGLLGGPIAGLFLIGIFSKRIDNRAAWIGFIISVAVAVYIGNPAGLLTKFIPGYTKPAVFELLISLIIMLACIIPAWIASFVLGKAKEENIAGLTYFTLKDEIIRKEKKESNEYKKSFHKVIS, from the coding sequence ATGGCTTGGCATTGGTTTAACTGGCTTGTTTTAGCTTTTTACTTTTTAGCAATGGTTGGAATTGGGGTATACTTTTCTAAAAAAAATAATTCAACTGAAGATTACTTTACTGCAAGTGGAAGAATTCCATCGTGGGTAACAGCATGTAGTATATATGCTACTGCTCTTTCTTCGATATCATTCATAGCGATTCCCGCATCGGTTTTTAAAGAGGGTGCTATAATGGGAATGGCTCCTCTTGGTATTATTTTAATGGTTATATGGGCAGCAATTGTTTTTGTTCCATTTTTTAGGACTGTAAATGTTACAACTGCTTATGAATATTTAGGAAGAAGATTTGATAATGGTTTTAGATGGGTTGGTAGTTTATCTTTCATTCTTTTCCATTTAATTAGAATGGCTGTTGTTCTTTATCTTCCAACACTGGCTTTAAAAGAGGCTTTACCATCTATTAATCCAACTTTACTTCTGGGGATAGTATCGTTTTTATGTGTTGTATATACATCTATGGGTGGTATAGAGGCTGTTGTTTGGTCTGACGCTATTCAAACAATTATCTTACTACTTGGAGCTTTTTTAATTATAATTATCGGTTACAATGCTACTCCTGGTGGTCTATCTGTAGCTTTTGAAACTCTTGTTAAAGATGGAAAAACTATTCCTGATTCAGCATTAAAACTGTCTTTTACAGGAACTACTTTTGTGGGTATCTTATTTGGAGGATTCTTTAACGCTATCTATTCATATGTTGGTTCTCAAGATATCGTTCAAAGATACAATACAACTAAAAATGATCATGAAGCTAAAAAAAGTTTATTTATGAATGTACCTTTATTATGTATAAGTGTTTTAATTTTCTGTGGTATGGGAACTGCACTTTATCTATTCTTTAAATTTAAAGTAGCTCTACCATCTAATATAAATGGAAATGCTCTATTACCTTATTTTGTTATAAACTACATTCCAGTTGGTTTCTCAGGAATTATACTAGCAGCTATCTTTGCTGCAGCTCAATCAACTGTTTCATCTAGCTTAAACTCTCTATCTACTTGTGTTACTTCTGATATTATCGCTCCTTTAAAAAAGGGATTAACAGATAAAGATAAGTTAAATATAGCTAAAGGGGTTAGCTGGGGAGCTGGTCTATTAAGTACAATTTTAGCTATTAGATTTTTACAAAGTGGTCAAGGGGATATGTTCTTATACTTCCAAGCTATTACAGGGTTATTAGGTGGACCAATTGCTGGATTATTCTTAATTGGTATCTTCAGTAAAAGAATTGACAATAGAGCTGCTTGGATTGGATTTATTATCTCTGTTGCTGTTGCTGTTTATATTGGAAATCCTGCTGGGTTATTAACTAAATTTATTCCTGGTTATACAAAACCTGCTGTATTTGAGCTTTTAATCTCTTTAATTATTATGTTAGCTTGTATCATTCCAGCTTGGATTGCATCATTTGTTTTAGGTAAAGCTAAAGAGGAAAATATTGCAGGGCTTACATATTTCACTTTAAAAGATGAGATTATTAGAAAAGAGAAAAAAGAGTCTAATGAATATAAAAAAAGTTTTCATAAAGTTATAAGTTAA
- a CDS encoding LacI family DNA-binding transcriptional regulator, with product MLKQEDIARLAGVSRATVSRVLNNEKSVKKITREKILEIIEKHGYEKNYISSTLATKNEKIVYAFLLKSVINYYSDELKKGLKEIEEEYKGFGYKIKVIETSINEPENQLKELDQVLERKDVAGIIITPLIKTEILKRVQSNEKVKFLSLDNFLCETVAHVGANYHNSGQVAGDIFRGILREDEKVLVLKFPGDKVSVEEYYKGLAISIPRNQLRVVEVRKNILQLDNFLEEYLDDSIKGIFSNRYTLELIDKNLEILTKEKKYKIVGIAGNPKINNYVKEEIMYASINEQFSTISYIAGKTMFESLYKNRKSIEHTFINPVVAFKSLIK from the coding sequence GTGCTTAAACAAGAAGATATTGCAAGATTAGCAGGCGTGAGTAGAGCAACTGTTTCGAGGGTTTTAAACAATGAAAAAAGTGTGAAAAAAATAACACGTGAAAAAATATTAGAAATCATTGAAAAGCATGGGTATGAAAAAAATTATATCAGTAGTACCTTAGCCACTAAAAATGAAAAGATAGTTTATGCCTTTCTTTTAAAATCTGTGATCAACTATTATAGTGATGAGTTAAAAAAGGGATTGAAAGAGATAGAGGAAGAATACAAAGGATTTGGTTATAAAATAAAAGTGATAGAAACATCTATAAATGAACCTGAAAATCAACTTAAAGAGTTAGATCAAGTTTTAGAGAGAAAAGATGTGGCGGGTATTATTATAACTCCTCTAATAAAAACTGAAATTTTAAAAAGAGTACAAAGTAATGAAAAAGTAAAATTTTTATCTTTAGATAACTTTTTATGTGAAACAGTGGCACATGTGGGAGCAAACTACCATAATAGTGGACAGGTTGCAGGAGATATATTTAGAGGAATTTTAAGAGAGGATGAAAAAGTTTTAGTATTGAAGTTTCCTGGAGATAAGGTTTCTGTAGAGGAGTATTACAAAGGGCTAGCAATATCAATTCCAAGGAATCAACTGAGAGTTGTTGAAGTTAGAAAAAATATTCTCCAATTAGATAATTTTTTAGAGGAGTATTTAGATGACAGTATAAAAGGGATTTTTTCCAATAGATATACTTTGGAATTAATAGATAAAAATTTAGAAATTTTAACAAAAGAAAAAAAATATAAAATAGTGGGAATAGCAGGAAATCCAAAAATAAATAATTACGTAAAAGAGGAGATTATGTATGCCTCTATAAATGAGCAGTTTTCTACAATAAGCTATATTGCTGGGAAAACTATGTTTGAATCTCTATATAAAAATAGAAAATCCATAGAACATACTTTTATAAATCCAGTTGTTGCATTTAAATCTCTCATAAAATAA
- a CDS encoding N-acetylneuraminate lyase yields MDNLKGIFSALLVAFDENGNINEKGIRETVRHNIDNMKVDGLYVGGSTGENFMLPIEDKKRIFQIAMDECKGQVAMIAQVGSLDLKEAVELGKYATDLGYDALSAVTPFYYKFTFEEIKNYYNTIVNETNNKMIVYSISLLTGVSMSVDQFAELFENKNIIGVKFTEGNFYLMERLRHAFPDKLLYSGFDEMLLSATVLNVDGAIGSTYNVNGANAKKIFTLAKEGKIDEARELQRQANNMIEAVLGNGLFQTLKEILKCQGVDAGYCKEPLGKLPAEKVERAKEIYKNYL; encoded by the coding sequence ATGGATAATTTAAAAGGGATTTTTTCAGCATTACTTGTAGCTTTTGATGAGAACGGAAATATTAATGAAAAGGGAATTAGAGAAACAGTAAGACATAATATCGATAACATGAAAGTTGATGGATTATACGTAGGTGGATCAACAGGAGAGAACTTCATGTTACCAATTGAAGATAAAAAAAGAATTTTTCAAATAGCGATGGACGAATGTAAAGGGCAAGTAGCAATGATCGCTCAAGTTGGATCACTTGATTTAAAAGAAGCTGTGGAATTAGGAAAATACGCAACAGATTTAGGATATGATGCTCTTTCTGCAGTAACACCATTCTACTATAAGTTTACTTTTGAAGAGATAAAAAATTACTACAATACAATAGTTAATGAAACTAACAATAAAATGATCGTTTATTCAATCTCTCTTTTAACAGGAGTTAGTATGAGCGTAGATCAATTTGCAGAATTATTTGAGAATAAGAATATTATTGGAGTTAAGTTTACAGAAGGAAACTTCTATTTAATGGAGAGATTAAGACATGCTTTCCCTGATAAATTATTATACTCAGGATTTGATGAGATGTTACTATCTGCAACAGTTTTAAATGTTGATGGTGCAATAGGAAGTACATACAATGTAAACGGTGCTAATGCTAAGAAGATCTTTACTTTAGCTAAAGAGGGAAAAATTGATGAGGCAAGAGAGTTACAAAGACAAGCAAATAATATGATTGAAGCTGTTTTAGGAAATGGATTATTCCAAACTTTAAAAGAGATTTTAAAGTGTCAAGGAGTAGATGCAGGATACTGTAAAGAACCTTTAGGAAAATTACCTGCTGAAAAAGTTGAAAGAGCAAAAGAGATCTATAAAAATTATCTATAA
- a CDS encoding FAD-binding protein: MGIKVLEDKDIIIVGSGIGGLVAAKKASDQGLDVMLVSSSKFGGGASFFPLKGTLGIQATASFQKDEKLFYEDIARVGLRMDNPHMVQGYIKNIRKSIDYLKEIGFEPWLRGDNRPACFAKYPRDIYLINNWDKARDNGKKIFDSIENITIKEECKIVKILQRDGAVKGVIFQNGEEEFFLVRTKAIIMATGGVAGLYKHNLYPTDVDGTGHIVALDAGAKVVNMEFIQFIPAFISPKYNTLYGEHTAKYVLGMYDLNGKLIYPGIDSDKKDYWLERSSYAPFSCDFKSFEIDLAMIKAIGEGSEGVELKFHKDLYEDKGEFYTVYLSWLKDSLNIDMCRDKIVIAPFAHGCNGGVMVTDCGETGVKGLFAIGELSSSVEGANRLGGNSVGGALVFGNRAALKAWEYIANLPNETILTEDLIDEFISWKNEILKDNKNTSSLKENEKNILELKKIMTLHGGIKREEKSLDEGLEKLKNIKPNSIELYLKIESAKLLLNSMKMRKESRGAHYREDFPKRDSKTYRVIVSRLNNKFKVEKEYL; the protein is encoded by the coding sequence ATGGGGATAAAAGTTTTAGAAGATAAAGATATAATCATTGTGGGAAGTGGTATTGGTGGATTAGTAGCAGCTAAAAAAGCTTCTGATCAAGGATTAGATGTAATGTTAGTGTCGAGCTCTAAATTTGGAGGTGGTGCTAGTTTCTTCCCTCTAAAGGGAACTTTGGGTATACAAGCAACAGCTTCTTTTCAAAAAGATGAGAAATTATTCTATGAAGATATAGCCAGGGTTGGATTAAGAATGGATAATCCACATATGGTTCAAGGGTATATAAAAAATATTAGAAAAAGCATAGATTATTTAAAAGAGATTGGTTTTGAACCTTGGTTAAGAGGAGATAATAGACCAGCTTGCTTTGCTAAATATCCTAGAGACATATACTTAATAAACAACTGGGATAAAGCTAGAGACAATGGAAAGAAGATATTTGATTCCATTGAAAATATAACAATAAAAGAGGAATGTAAAATTGTTAAAATTTTACAAAGAGATGGTGCTGTTAAAGGCGTTATTTTCCAAAATGGTGAAGAAGAGTTTTTTCTAGTGAGAACAAAAGCTATTATAATGGCGACTGGTGGAGTTGCAGGACTTTATAAACATAACTTATATCCAACTGATGTGGATGGTACAGGACATATAGTTGCTTTAGATGCTGGAGCTAAGGTTGTAAATATGGAGTTTATACAGTTTATACCAGCGTTTATAAGCCCTAAATATAATACATTATACGGAGAACATACAGCAAAATACGTTTTAGGGATGTATGACTTAAATGGTAAGCTTATATACCCTGGAATAGACAGTGACAAAAAAGATTATTGGTTGGAGAGAAGTTCTTATGCTCCTTTTAGCTGTGATTTTAAAAGTTTTGAAATTGATTTGGCTATGATAAAAGCCATTGGTGAAGGTAGTGAAGGTGTAGAATTGAAATTTCATAAGGATCTCTATGAAGATAAGGGAGAGTTTTATACAGTTTACCTTAGTTGGCTAAAAGATAGCTTAAATATAGATATGTGTAGAGATAAAATTGTCATAGCTCCATTTGCACATGGATGCAATGGCGGAGTTATGGTGACTGACTGTGGAGAGACTGGTGTAAAAGGATTATTTGCTATAGGTGAGCTTTCTTCTAGTGTGGAAGGTGCAAATAGATTAGGAGGAAATTCTGTTGGTGGAGCCCTTGTTTTTGGAAATAGAGCAGCATTAAAAGCTTGGGAATATATTGCAAATCTTCCTAACGAAACAATCTTAACTGAAGATCTTATAGATGAGTTTATAAGTTGGAAAAATGAAATTTTAAAAGATAATAAAAATACATCATCTTTAAAAGAGAACGAAAAAAATATTTTAGAGTTAAAAAAAATTATGACTTTACATGGTGGAATAAAACGAGAGGAAAAAAGTTTAGATGAAGGATTGGAAAAATTAAAAAATATAAAGCCAAATTCTATAGAACTTTATTTAAAAATAGAGAGCGCAAAATTACTATTAAACTCTATGAAAATGAGAAAAGAGAGTCGAGGAGCTCATTATAGAGAGGATTTTCCAAAAAGAGATAGTAAAACATATAGAGTTATAGTATCAAGATTAAATAATAAATTTAAAGTAGAAAAGGAGTATCTATGA
- a CDS encoding ROK family protein produces the protein MKLGAIEAGGTKFVCGIADENGSVLERVSFSTETPEITLQKVYDFFKDKGVEAIGVGSFGPIDPNPNSETYGYITKTPKKYWSDFNLIGELQKNLNVPLAFDTDVNGAALGEATWGAAKGLKNCLYLTVGTGIGGGALVSGKLVHGMLHPEMGHIIVKRHPEDIYEGKCPFHKDCFEGLASGPAIEERWGTKAYELPVDHKAWELEAYYIAQALVNYILIVSPEKIVLGGGVMKQLQLFPLIRKNIKEILNNYVQTKEILENIDEYIVSPKLGDNAGLLGGIALALKI, from the coding sequence ATGAAATTAGGAGCGATTGAGGCTGGAGGAACAAAATTTGTATGTGGAATTGCCGATGAAAATGGGAGTGTTTTAGAAAGAGTTAGTTTTTCTACTGAAACACCTGAGATTACTTTACAAAAAGTTTATGATTTTTTTAAAGATAAAGGAGTTGAAGCCATTGGAGTAGGTTCGTTTGGACCTATTGATCCAAATCCAAATTCTGAGACTTATGGATACATAACTAAAACTCCTAAAAAATATTGGAGCGATTTTAACTTAATTGGAGAGTTACAAAAAAATTTAAATGTTCCTCTAGCTTTTGATACAGATGTAAATGGAGCTGCACTGGGAGAAGCTACTTGGGGAGCAGCAAAAGGATTGAAAAACTGTCTTTATTTAACTGTTGGAACTGGGATAGGAGGGGGAGCATTAGTTTCTGGAAAGTTAGTCCATGGAATGCTTCACCCTGAGATGGGACATATTATTGTTAAAAGACATCCAGAGGATATATATGAAGGAAAATGTCCATTTCACAAGGATTGTTTTGAAGGATTGGCATCTGGACCAGCTATTGAGGAGAGATGGGGAACAAAGGCTTATGAACTTCCAGTTGACCATAAAGCTTGGGAATTAGAAGCATACTATATAGCTCAAGCTCTTGTAAACTATATCTTGATAGTTTCACCAGAGAAAATAGTTCTTGGAGGAGGAGTAATGAAACAACTGCAATTATTCCCTTTGATTAGAAAAAATATAAAAGAGATATTAAATAATTATGTTCAAACTAAAGAAATTTTAGAAAATATAGATGAATATATTGTTAGTCCTAAGCTTGGAGATAATGCTGGACTGTTAGGTGGTATAGCTTTAGCTTTAAAAATTTAG
- a CDS encoding GntR family transcriptional regulator, giving the protein MRLQGVSKNSKENTRQYIYRVLRENIMNLNLKPGESIGEIELSKMLNVSRTPLREAIVQLVEEKLLEVFPQRGSFVSKINLNLVEEAIFVRETCEERILKMACQDENIDELVMKLEKNIEYQKIILNFDGDLHEFFTLDNEFHYILFDHYNKKNSWKAIKRLSTHYDRLRLLDALEKTNIEATLNQHIKIVDSIKNVNNENIGNLIEKHLLNYKDVIKKYEAKYPEYFCNK; this is encoded by the coding sequence ATGAGATTACAAGGGGTAAGTAAAAATTCTAAAGAAAACACTAGACAGTATATCTATAGAGTATTAAGAGAGAATATAATGAATCTAAATTTAAAGCCAGGGGAATCTATAGGGGAGATAGAGTTAAGTAAAATGTTAAATGTGAGTAGAACTCCACTTAGAGAGGCAATAGTTCAGCTAGTGGAAGAAAAGTTATTAGAAGTTTTTCCACAGAGAGGTTCTTTTGTTTCTAAGATAAACCTAAACCTAGTTGAGGAAGCTATTTTTGTGAGAGAAACTTGCGAGGAGAGAATTTTAAAAATGGCTTGTCAAGATGAAAATATAGATGAACTGGTAATGAAATTGGAAAAAAATATTGAATATCAAAAGATAATTTTGAATTTTGATGGAGATCTACATGAGTTCTTTACTTTAGATAATGAGTTCCACTATATCTTATTTGATCACTACAATAAAAAGAATAGTTGGAAAGCTATAAAAAGATTATCTACTCACTATGATAGACTTAGACTTTTAGATGCTCTAGAAAAAACAAATATTGAAGCTACACTAAATCAACATATAAAAATAGTTGATTCAATAAAAAACGTAAACAATGAGAATATAGGTAATTTAATAGAAAAGCATCTTTTAAACTATAAAGATGTGATAAAAAAATATGAAGCTAAGTACCCAGAATATTTTTGTAACAAATAA
- the uxaC gene encoding glucuronate isomerase — translation MRKFMDSDFLLKNDVSKKLYEYAEKMPIFDYHCHLNPKEIAENKSYENITQIWLYGDHYKWRAMRSNGVDEKYITGDATDYEKFLAFAETMEYAYGNPLFHWSHLELKRFFGIEEVLNRKTAESIWNKANELLKTSEFTAKRLIERSNVKALCTTDDPADTLEFHQEILKDENFKVKVLPTFRPDKAIYLEKDDYLIWLEKLETVSNEKIDSFKKLVEVLESRVQFFVENGCVVTDHSLEAPFYRRDTENKIEKIFAKRLAGEVLTKEEADTYKTEIFLALGKIYYKNDLGMQLHMGALRNNNERMFKKLGADVGFDSIADNNYGEVLSKVLNSLDKNGELPKTILYCLNPKDNEVLGTMIGNFQNSDTPGKIQFGSGWWFNDQKDGMIRQMTALSQLGLLRRFVGMLTDSRSFLSYTRHEYFRRILCNLVGTWVEDGEVPYDEEILKAMIEEICFINAKNYFKLEI, via the coding sequence ATGAGAAAATTTATGGATTCAGATTTTTTATTAAAAAATGATGTGAGTAAAAAACTGTATGAATACGCAGAGAAAATGCCAATATTCGATTATCACTGTCACCTTAATCCAAAGGAGATAGCTGAGAATAAAAGCTATGAAAATATAACACAAATTTGGCTTTATGGTGATCACTACAAGTGGAGAGCTATGAGATCAAATGGTGTGGATGAAAAATACATTACAGGAGATGCAACTGACTATGAGAAGTTCTTAGCTTTTGCAGAAACTATGGAATACGCTTATGGAAACCCACTTTTTCACTGGTCTCATTTAGAGCTTAAGAGATTCTTTGGAATAGAAGAGGTATTAAATAGAAAGACTGCTGAGAGCATCTGGAACAAAGCTAATGAGCTTTTAAAAACAAGTGAGTTTACAGCTAAAAGACTTATTGAAAGATCAAATGTAAAAGCACTTTGTACAACAGATGATCCTGCTGATACATTAGAGTTCCACCAAGAGATTTTAAAAGATGAGAACTTTAAAGTAAAAGTTTTACCAACTTTTAGACCTGATAAAGCTATCTATTTAGAAAAAGATGATTACTTAATCTGGTTAGAAAAATTAGAAACTGTTTCAAATGAAAAGATAGATTCTTTCAAAAAACTAGTAGAAGTTTTAGAAAGTAGAGTGCAGTTCTTCGTTGAAAATGGTTGTGTTGTAACTGATCACAGTTTAGAGGCACCTTTTTATAGAAGAGACACTGAGAATAAGATAGAGAAGATCTTCGCTAAGAGATTAGCAGGAGAGGTTTTAACAAAAGAGGAAGCAGATACATATAAAACTGAGATCTTCTTAGCACTTGGAAAGATCTACTACAAAAATGATTTAGGAATGCAACTGCACATGGGTGCTCTTAGAAATAACAACGAAAGAATGTTTAAAAAACTAGGTGCAGATGTTGGTTTTGATTCAATAGCAGATAATAACTATGGAGAGGTTTTATCAAAAGTGTTAAACAGCTTAGATAAGAATGGAGAACTTCCAAAAACAATTCTTTACTGTTTAAATCCAAAGGACAACGAAGTTCTTGGAACAATGATTGGTAACTTCCAAAATAGTGATACTCCAGGAAAGATTCAGTTTGGATCTGGATGGTGGTTTAACGACCAAAAGGATGGAATGATTCGTCAAATGACAGCTCTATCTCAACTGGGACTTTTAAGAAGATTTGTGGGAATGCTTACAGACTCTAGAAGTTTCCTATCTTACACAAGACATGAGTACTTCAGAAGAATACTTTGTAACTTAGTGGGAACTTGGGTAGAGGATGGAGAGGTTCCATATGATGAGGAGATTTTAAAAGCGATGATTGAAGAGATATGTTTCATCAATGCAAAGAACTACTTTAAGTTAGAAATTTAA
- the uxuA gene encoding mannonate dehydratase, which translates to MKLSFRWYGESDPVKLEYIKQIPTMDSIVTAIYDVPVGDVWPMDKILALKETVEKAGLKFDVIESVPVHEDIKLGIGKRDEYIANYKQNIRNLGAAGVKVICYNFMPVFDWTRSQLDKELEDGSTALVYYKDQVDALDPLNSNLSLPGWDSSYTKEQLAELFAGYKSIGQEGLWANLEYFLKEIIPVAEEADVKMAIHPDDPPWPIFGLPRIITCEENVDRFLSLVDSKYNGLTLCTGSLGCANFNNMEKLVDKYSAMGRIHFMHVRNVKLLEDGVSFEESAHYSGCGSLDIVKIMAALHKNNFDGYLRPDHGRMIWGETGKPGYGLYDRALGASYITGIWETLSKLK; encoded by the coding sequence GTGAAATTATCATTTAGATGGTATGGAGAATCTGATCCAGTAAAACTGGAATATATAAAGCAGATTCCAACAATGGATAGTATTGTAACAGCTATATATGATGTTCCAGTTGGAGATGTTTGGCCAATGGATAAGATATTAGCTTTAAAGGAGACAGTTGAAAAAGCTGGACTAAAATTTGATGTTATAGAGAGTGTACCAGTACATGAAGATATAAAATTAGGTATTGGAAAAAGAGATGAGTATATAGCAAACTACAAGCAGAACATAAGAAATTTAGGAGCTGCAGGAGTTAAAGTTATATGTTACAACTTCATGCCTGTATTTGACTGGACAAGATCACAGTTAGATAAAGAGTTAGAGGATGGGTCAACAGCACTTGTTTACTACAAGGACCAAGTGGATGCATTAGATCCATTAAACAGCAACCTATCACTTCCAGGATGGGATTCAAGCTACACAAAAGAGCAATTAGCAGAGCTATTTGCAGGATATAAAAGTATAGGACAAGAGGGACTTTGGGCTAATTTAGAGTATTTCTTAAAAGAGATTATTCCAGTAGCTGAAGAGGCTGATGTAAAAATGGCTATTCACCCGGACGATCCACCTTGGCCAATCTTTGGACTTCCAAGAATCATAACATGTGAAGAAAATGTTGATAGATTCTTAAGTCTAGTTGATAGCAAGTACAACGGATTAACTCTTTGTACAGGATCATTAGGATGTGCTAACTTCAACAATATGGAGAAATTAGTAGACAAGTACAGTGCAATGGGAAGAATTCACTTTATGCATGTAAGAAACGTAAAACTTCTTGAGGATGGAGTAAGCTTTGAAGAGTCAGCTCACTACTCAGGGTGTGGATCATTAGATATAGTTAAGATTATGGCAGCACTTCATAAAAACAACTTTGATGGATACTTAAGACCAGATCACGGAAGAATGATTTGGGGAGAAACAGGAAAGCCAGGATACGGATTATATGATAGAGCTTTAGGAGCAAGTTATATAACAGGAATCTGGGAAACTCTTTCTAAGTTAAAGTAA
- a CDS encoding mannitol dehydrogenase family protein, whose protein sequence is MKLNLKDIKNIDGSLGVIVPKYDIEKVKEETLKTPKWLHFGAGNIFRAYMGKVQQVLIEKDLENTGIIVAEGFDTEIIDKAYTPFDNLTILTTLNKNGDFQNEIIGSIVESIKATDENFNTLEEIVKKDSLQMISFTITEKGYNLKDPSGNYFGVILEDFKNGFTSPKHVMALITKLLYSRFKTNGTPISLVSMDNCSGNGDKIREAVLEIATAWNTNGYVEDAFLAYLKDESKVSYPVTMIDKITPRPAEEVKISLEKLGFEDMSPVITNRNSFVAPFVNAEIPEYFIVEDKFPNGRPNLEAAGVFLTDRETVEKTEKMKVTTCLNPLHTTLAIFGCILNKKSVYDAASDEDLNRLIKEVGYNEALKVVESPKIIDPKAFIDEVIDERFLNPYIPDQPERIATDTSQKIAIRFGETIKSYVADENLDVKSLKYIPLVLAGWFRYLLGVDDKGLERSISNDPMLEMLKKELAGIEFGKPESYKGQLKNVLTNERIFGVNLEEIGLSELVENYFVEMLSGEDAVRNTLHKYLETK, encoded by the coding sequence ATGAAATTAAACTTAAAGGATATAAAAAACATAGATGGTTCATTAGGGGTAATAGTACCAAAATATGATATTGAAAAGGTAAAAGAGGAGACTTTAAAAACACCAAAGTGGTTACACTTTGGTGCTGGAAATATCTTTAGAGCATACATGGGGAAAGTGCAACAAGTTTTAATTGAAAAAGATCTAGAGAATACAGGGATTATTGTAGCTGAGGGGTTTGATACAGAGATTATAGATAAGGCTTACACACCATTTGATAACTTAACGATTTTAACAACGTTAAATAAAAATGGGGATTTCCAAAATGAGATCATAGGTAGTATCGTTGAGTCGATAAAAGCTACTGACGAAAACTTCAATACTTTAGAGGAGATTGTAAAAAAAGATTCACTTCAGATGATCAGTTTTACAATAACTGAAAAAGGATATAACTTAAAGGATCCTTCAGGAAACTACTTTGGAGTTATCTTAGAGGATTTCAAAAATGGATTTACTTCTCCAAAACATGTAATGGCTTTAATTACAAAACTACTTTATTCAAGATTCAAAACTAATGGAACACCAATAAGTTTAGTTAGTATGGATAACTGTTCTGGAAACGGGGATAAAATAAGAGAGGCTGTTTTAGAAATAGCTACAGCTTGGAACACTAATGGATATGTTGAGGATGCTTTCTTAGCATATTTAAAAGATGAGTCTAAAGTTTCTTACCCTGTAACTATGATAGATAAAATCACTCCAAGACCAGCTGAAGAGGTAAAGATCTCTTTAGAGAAGTTAGGATTTGAGGATATGTCACCAGTTATTACAAATAGAAACAGCTTTGTGGCTCCTTTTGTTAACGCTGAAATACCAGAGTACTTTATAGTTGAGGATAAATTCCCTAATGGAAGACCAAACTTAGAGGCAGCTGGAGTGTTCTTAACAGATAGAGAAACTGTTGAGAAAACAGAGAAAATGAAAGTAACTACATGTTTAAACCCATTACATACAACACTTGCAATATTTGGATGTATTCTAAATAAAAAATCAGTTTATGATGCTGCAAGTGATGAGGATTTAAACAGATTAATAAAAGAGGTTGGTTATAACGAGGCTTTAAAAGTTGTTGAAAGTCCAAAGATAATCGATCCAAAGGCCTTTATAGATGAGGTTATAGATGAGAGATTCCTAAATCCATATATTCCAGATCAACCAGAAAGAATAGCTACAGATACATCTCAAAAGATAGCTATCAGATTTGGAGAGACTATAAAGTCATATGTGGCTGATGAGAACTTAGATGTTAAATCGTTAAAATATATTCCACTTGTATTAGCAGGATGGTTTAGATACCTTTTAGGAGTGGATGATAAGGGATTAGAGAGATCAATTAGTAATGACCCGATGTTAGAGATGCTTAAAAAGGAGCTAGCAGGAATTGAGTTTGGAAAACCTGAAAGTTATAAAGGGCAATTAAAAAATGTACTTACAAATGAGAGAATCTTTGGAGTTAATTTAGAGGAGATTGGTCTTTCAGAATTAGTAGAAAATTATTTTGTAGAAATGCTATCTGGGGAGGATGCAGTAAGAAATACTTTACATAAATATTTAGAAACAAAATAA